One region of Ornithinibacter aureus genomic DNA includes:
- a CDS encoding D-hexose-6-phosphate mutarotase, translating into MDAALPPPHVVDTSACTGEIHDQGAQVTRWAPRGAAPALYVSSAVRLAPGRSIRAGIPVCWPWFGAGQRPGMEPAHGFARTARWALVDRTEDAATGEVTFVHRLTSDAATSAHFPQPYAVELRSRFGATLEVSLTTTNTGPEPFEIDEALHTYLAVGDVREIAVEGLDGAAYFDKVTGTEKVHHGILEFAGETDSVFRSSGPVMLHDPGLERRLIVRTEGAGNLVIWNPWDAKAREVADIGDDDWSQFVCIEAANVLENAVTLAPGESHTLTYRLELESDD; encoded by the coding sequence CGCCGCACGTCGTCGACACCTCCGCGTGCACCGGGGAGATCCACGACCAGGGCGCCCAGGTCACCCGGTGGGCACCGCGGGGGGCTGCGCCGGCGCTCTACGTGAGCAGCGCCGTGCGTCTGGCGCCGGGGCGGTCGATTCGCGCCGGGATCCCGGTGTGCTGGCCGTGGTTCGGCGCGGGGCAGCGGCCCGGCATGGAGCCGGCGCACGGATTCGCCCGCACGGCGCGCTGGGCCCTCGTCGACCGCACGGAGGACGCCGCCACCGGCGAGGTCACCTTCGTGCACCGCCTGACCTCCGACGCCGCCACCTCTGCGCACTTCCCGCAGCCGTATGCCGTGGAGCTGCGGTCGCGCTTCGGCGCCACCCTCGAGGTGTCGTTGACGACGACCAACACCGGGCCGGAGCCCTTCGAGATCGACGAGGCGCTGCACACCTACCTCGCCGTCGGCGACGTGCGCGAGATCGCCGTCGAGGGCCTGGACGGCGCCGCCTACTTCGACAAGGTGACGGGGACGGAGAAGGTGCACCACGGCATCCTCGAGTTCGCCGGTGAGACCGACTCGGTGTTCCGCAGCAGCGGGCCGGTGATGCTGCACGACCCGGGGTTGGAGCGCCGCCTCATCGTGCGCACCGAGGGCGCGGGCAACCTCGTCATCTGGAACCCGTGGGACGCCAAGGCCCGCGAGGTGGCCGACATCGGCGACGACGACTGGAGCCAGTTCGTCTGCATCGAGGCCGCCAACGTCCTCGAGAACGCCGTGACCCTCGCCCCGGGGGAGTCGCACACGCTGACCTACCGACTGGAGCTCGAGTCCGATGACTGA
- a CDS encoding AGE family epimerase/isomerase, giving the protein MTDPAASTADAAVSPAQSWLDTPGHREWLRFRFADVLTFALPSILPGGGFAYQDADGSPMPGRPPQLFLTARMAYASSIGVRHGIPGSGELLDHAMESLVGLHADTEHGGWFTQPGTVTRKATYDHVHVGLASANALTVGHPLAAGLLEQVIEVIDTRLWDESTQTLLESFAPDWSDCEDYRGANANMHGLEAFLAMGTATGDAVWHRRGLAIADRLINVAAREQDWLLPEHFTADWTVLPDYNIDEPNHPFRPYGATFGHSLEWARFLLQLDESPLVESPSWLVEAADGLTRRALDGGWEVDGRPGLVYTVDWDGDAVADVRLHWPICEGIQASAYLLRRTGDQHWEGWYRRLWDHAARYFIDENGAWRNELDENMEQGTQVWPGRPDVYHCTGALTTPLAV; this is encoded by the coding sequence ATGACTGACCCTGCCGCCTCCACTGCTGACGCCGCCGTGTCCCCCGCCCAGTCCTGGCTGGACACCCCCGGCCACCGCGAGTGGCTGCGTTTCCGGTTCGCCGACGTGCTGACCTTCGCGCTGCCCTCGATCCTGCCCGGCGGCGGCTTCGCCTACCAGGATGCCGACGGCTCACCGATGCCGGGACGCCCGCCGCAGCTTTTCCTCACCGCCCGCATGGCGTACGCCTCCTCGATCGGGGTGCGCCACGGCATCCCCGGTTCCGGCGAGCTGCTCGACCACGCGATGGAGTCGCTCGTCGGGCTGCACGCCGACACCGAGCACGGCGGCTGGTTCACGCAGCCGGGCACCGTGACCCGCAAGGCGACGTACGACCACGTGCACGTCGGGCTGGCGTCGGCCAACGCGCTCACGGTCGGGCACCCGCTGGCCGCCGGGCTGCTGGAGCAGGTCATCGAGGTCATCGACACGCGGCTGTGGGACGAGTCGACGCAGACCCTGCTCGAGTCCTTCGCCCCCGACTGGTCGGACTGCGAGGACTACCGCGGAGCCAACGCCAACATGCACGGCCTCGAGGCGTTCCTCGCGATGGGAACGGCGACGGGGGATGCCGTGTGGCACCGTCGCGGGTTGGCCATCGCTGACCGCTTGATCAACGTCGCTGCGCGGGAGCAGGACTGGTTGCTGCCCGAGCACTTCACCGCTGACTGGACGGTGCTGCCCGACTACAACATCGACGAGCCGAACCACCCGTTCCGCCCGTACGGGGCGACGTTCGGGCACTCGCTGGAGTGGGCCCGCTTCCTGCTCCAGCTCGACGAGTCACCGCTCGTGGAGTCGCCGTCGTGGCTGGTGGAGGCGGCTGACGGGCTGACCCGACGGGCGCTCGACGGCGGCTGGGAGGTCGACGGCCGCCCCGGGCTGGTCTACACCGTCGACTGGGACGGCGACGCCGTGGCCGACGTGCGGCTGCACTGGCCGATCTGCGAGGGCATCCAGGCGTCGGCGTACCTGCTGCGCCGCACCGGCGACCAGCACTGGGAGGGCTGGTACCGGCGGCTGTGGGACCACGCGGCCCGCTACTTCATCGACGAGAACGGTGCCTGGCGCAACGAGCTCGACGAGAACATGGAGCAGGGCACGCAGGTGTGGCCCGGCCGGCCCGACGTCTACCACTGCACCGGAGCCCTGACGACACCCCTCGCCGTCTGA
- a CDS encoding transglutaminase-like domain-containing protein, with product MNAQQTESVTVQTQLVIPVEVAGRLAVSVAVADHLAEQAASTESVTLTASDGTVVPHREVPLDRGMRLHVIDAPQGEVTLTYDATVAVAGAATPEQVSDADAFSYVLPSRYCPSDRLSGLASAEFGHIESDAERARRIVSWVHDRLSYTPGSTVATDDALTPLLGGLGVCRDYAHLVVALARAVGMPARYVSVYAPGLSPMDAHAVAEIAVDGQWFLFDATRLAPRRSMVRIGTGRDAADVAILSSLGGVSGPTTFEVTATAAPGLPTEDPDDLVALA from the coding sequence GTGAACGCCCAGCAGACCGAATCCGTCACCGTCCAAACGCAGCTCGTCATCCCCGTCGAGGTCGCCGGTCGCCTCGCCGTCTCCGTGGCCGTCGCCGACCACCTCGCCGAGCAGGCGGCGAGCACCGAGTCGGTGACGCTCACGGCATCCGACGGCACCGTGGTGCCCCATCGCGAGGTGCCGCTCGACCGCGGAATGCGGCTGCACGTCATCGACGCCCCGCAGGGCGAGGTCACGCTGACCTACGACGCGACCGTCGCGGTGGCGGGAGCAGCCACCCCCGAGCAGGTCAGCGACGCCGACGCGTTCTCCTACGTGCTGCCCAGCCGCTACTGCCCGAGCGACCGGCTCAGCGGGCTCGCGAGCGCGGAGTTCGGGCACATCGAGTCGGATGCCGAGCGCGCTCGCCGGATCGTGTCGTGGGTGCACGACCGCCTCAGCTACACCCCGGGCAGCACGGTCGCGACCGACGACGCCCTCACACCCCTGCTCGGTGGCCTCGGGGTGTGCCGCGACTATGCCCACCTCGTCGTCGCGCTGGCACGCGCCGTCGGGATGCCGGCCCGCTACGTCTCGGTGTACGCGCCGGGTCTGTCGCCGATGGACGCGCACGCCGTCGCCGAGATCGCCGTCGACGGGCAGTGGTTCCTGTTCGACGCGACCCGGCTCGCCCCACGTCGCTCAATGGTGCGCATCGGGACGGGTCGGGATGCCGCGGACGTGGCCATCCTCAGCAGCCTCGGCGGCGTGAGCGGGCCGACGACGTTCGAGGTCACCGCGACGGCTGCGCCCGGGCTGCCGACCGAGGACCCCGACGACCTCGTCGCCCTCGCCTGA
- a CDS encoding SDR family oxidoreductase has translation MDEQPRGIDPDDLATTLRVLEELTELPAGHPDIHVVKQATGRMYRKIRKSRRAHARRPQQEADAAVLASTATGSPMRIDDETRGIRLVSSAPGAYAGELNTPRGCYICHADYTLVDAFYHWLCPACAAMSHVKRDQRTDLTGRRALLTGGRAKIGMYIALMLLRDGAHMTITTRFPRDAVRRFTELADSPEWIDRLKIVGIDLRDPTQVIALADDVAAAGPLDILINNAAQTVRRSPGSYSHLVHGEDEPLDTHEPMPELVTFDRISEAHPAALLGSLAKHPVPHADLDAASMTKLALRAGQASLEAHVAGTAIDAGGLLPDLQRTNSWTQTVSEVDPLELLEVQLCNSTAPFLLVSRLRPSLAASPARRTYVVNVSAMEGQFSRRYKGAGHPHTNMAKAALNMLTRTSAAEMLETDGILMTAVDTGWITDERPHDEKLRIAAEGWHAPLDLVDGAARVYDPIVRGEAGEDLHGVFLKNFAPHPW, from the coding sequence GTGGATGAACAGCCCCGGGGGATCGACCCGGACGACCTCGCGACCACCCTTCGCGTCCTGGAGGAACTGACCGAGCTACCCGCGGGCCACCCAGACATCCACGTCGTCAAGCAGGCGACCGGCCGGATGTACCGCAAGATCCGCAAGTCCCGCCGCGCCCACGCCCGCCGTCCCCAGCAGGAGGCCGACGCCGCGGTGCTCGCCAGCACCGCCACCGGCTCACCCATGCGCATCGACGACGAGACGCGCGGCATCCGCCTCGTGTCGAGCGCACCCGGCGCCTACGCCGGCGAGCTGAACACCCCCCGCGGCTGCTACATCTGCCACGCCGACTACACCCTCGTCGACGCGTTCTACCACTGGCTGTGCCCGGCCTGTGCCGCGATGTCGCATGTCAAGCGCGACCAGCGCACCGACCTCACCGGCCGCCGCGCCCTCCTCACGGGGGGGCGCGCCAAGATCGGCATGTACATCGCGCTCATGCTGCTGCGCGACGGGGCGCACATGACGATCACGACCCGCTTCCCGCGTGACGCCGTGCGCCGCTTCACCGAGCTCGCCGACAGCCCCGAGTGGATCGACCGGCTGAAGATCGTCGGCATCGACCTGCGCGACCCCACCCAGGTGATCGCCCTCGCCGACGACGTCGCCGCCGCCGGGCCGCTCGACATCCTCATCAACAACGCCGCACAGACCGTGCGCCGCAGCCCGGGCTCCTACTCCCACCTCGTCCACGGCGAGGACGAACCGCTCGACACCCACGAGCCGATGCCCGAGCTCGTCACCTTCGACCGGATCAGCGAGGCCCACCCCGCAGCCCTGCTCGGCAGCCTCGCGAAGCACCCCGTCCCCCACGCCGACCTCGACGCCGCCTCGATGACCAAGCTCGCCCTGCGCGCCGGGCAGGCCAGCCTCGAGGCCCACGTCGCCGGCACGGCCATCGACGCCGGCGGCTTGCTGCCCGACCTCCAGCGCACCAACTCGTGGACCCAGACCGTCTCCGAGGTCGACCCGCTCGAACTGCTCGAGGTACAGCTCTGCAACTCGACCGCGCCGTTCCTGCTGGTCTCGCGGCTACGGCCGTCACTGGCGGCCTCGCCCGCTCGACGCACCTACGTCGTCAACGTGTCGGCGATGGAGGGCCAGTTCTCGCGGCGCTACAAGGGAGCGGGTCACCCCCACACGAACATGGCCAAGGCCGCCCTGAACATGCTGACCCGCACCAGCGCCGCCGAGATGCTCGAGACCGACGGCATCCTCATGACCGCCGTCGACACCGGGTGGATCACCGACGAACGCCCGCACGACGAGAAGCTGCGGATCGCCGCCGAGGGCTGGCACGCACCCTTGGACCTCGTCGACGGCGCCGCCCGCGTGTACGACCCGATCGTGCGCGGCGAGGCCGGCGAGGACCTGCACGGCGTCTTCCTCAAGAACTTCGCCCCCCACCCCTGGTGA
- a CDS encoding type II toxin-antitoxin system VapC family toxin yields the protein MTYLLDTHAMLWALTDPASLGTQARRVMADADQRLVVSAATAWEISTKQRLGRLPQADAIVSTYARALDRLGASELPITAAHAILAGRLEWEHRDPFDRMLAAQAMTESLTLITKDRAFCGLPGIRTLW from the coding sequence GTGACCTACCTCCTCGACACCCATGCGATGCTGTGGGCCCTGACGGACCCGGCGTCGTTGGGAACACAGGCGAGGCGGGTCATGGCGGATGCCGACCAGCGCCTTGTGGTCTCGGCGGCCACTGCGTGGGAGATCTCCACGAAGCAGCGGCTCGGCAGGCTCCCCCAGGCTGACGCGATCGTGTCGACGTATGCACGCGCCCTCGACCGTCTGGGTGCCTCCGAACTACCGATCACGGCAGCACACGCGATCCTCGCCGGGCGCCTTGAGTGGGAGCACCGAGACCCCTTCGACCGCATGCTCGCGGCCCAGGCCATGACGGAGTCACTGACCCTGATCACCAAGGACAGAGCGTTCTGCGGGCTCCCCGGCATCCGGACGCTCTGGTGA
- a CDS encoding type II toxin-antitoxin system Phd/YefM family antitoxin, whose product MTTVKVQYAKTHLSALLAAVEQGDEVVIARGDQPVARLVPARPRGERELGFIDYQVPAEFFADLPGVEIQAWEGEA is encoded by the coding sequence ATGACCACCGTCAAGGTTCAGTACGCCAAGACCCATCTGTCAGCGCTGCTCGCTGCCGTGGAGCAGGGTGATGAGGTCGTCATCGCGCGCGGCGACCAACCCGTGGCGCGACTGGTGCCGGCCCGGCCCCGTGGCGAACGCGAGCTCGGTTTCATCGATTACCAGGTGCCAGCAGAATTCTTCGCTGATCTTCCCGGGGTCGAGATCCAGGCCTGGGAAGGCGAGGCGTGA
- a CDS encoding MarR family winged helix-turn-helix transcriptional regulator has translation MSPQTSTPPTDKTPDAGNLLALDRQVCFALAVASRTVIGLYRPLLEPMGLTHPQYLVMLALWESEPLRVSELAERLNLEPATLSPLLKRLETSGFVVRDRDPRDDRALAVSLTPAGRRLRRKAEKIPQAIIARLGLEVSELEDIRDRVTTLVDAAQSTT, from the coding sequence GTGAGCCCGCAGACCTCCACCCCCCCTACCGACAAGACCCCGGATGCCGGGAACCTCCTCGCGCTCGATCGTCAGGTCTGCTTCGCGCTGGCCGTCGCCTCGCGCACCGTCATCGGGCTCTACCGGCCACTGCTGGAGCCGATGGGGCTGACCCACCCGCAGTACCTCGTGATGCTCGCCCTCTGGGAGAGCGAGCCGCTGCGGGTCTCCGAACTCGCCGAGCGACTCAACCTGGAGCCGGCGACGCTGTCTCCCCTGCTCAAGCGCCTCGAGACCAGCGGCTTCGTCGTGCGCGACCGCGACCCCCGCGACGACCGCGCCCTCGCCGTCAGCCTCACCCCGGCCGGGCGCCGCCTGCGGCGCAAGGCCGAGAAGATCCCGCAGGCGATCATCGCCCGCCTCGGCCTGGAGGTCAGCGAGCTCGAGGACATCCGCGACCGCGTCACCACCCTCGTCGACGCCGCGCAGAGCACGACCTGA
- a CDS encoding NADP-dependent oxidoreductase yields MSTPTPREVRLVSRPVGWPTHADFEVVESCVPEVGDGQIRVRNTVMSVDPYMRGRMSAAKSYADPYVIGEAMTGGAVGVVEESRADGFAVGDHVLHGLGWREVAVLDAASARRVDAAAPDSAYLGVLGMTGLTAYAGLTRIAALQPGDVVFVSGAAGAVGSAVGQIAKALGASRVIGSAGSPEKVRHVVEDLGFDAAFDYKAAPVSGQLREAAPDGIDVYFDNVGGEHLEAAIGSLRLAGRIAVCGMISVYNDTEAAPGPRNLARLIQTRGCIRGFLVGDHYDLAGEYAKRAAGWLASGELQSRETFVDGIAHAVDAFLGVLRGENTGKMIVRL; encoded by the coding sequence ATGAGCACCCCCACACCCCGCGAAGTCCGCCTCGTCTCGCGCCCTGTCGGCTGGCCCACGCACGCCGACTTCGAGGTCGTCGAGAGTTGCGTGCCCGAGGTGGGTGATGGGCAGATTCGCGTGCGCAACACCGTCATGTCGGTCGACCCCTACATGCGCGGGCGGATGAGCGCCGCGAAGTCCTACGCCGACCCCTACGTGATCGGGGAGGCGATGACCGGCGGCGCCGTCGGCGTCGTCGAGGAGTCGCGCGCCGACGGGTTCGCCGTCGGTGACCACGTGCTGCACGGGCTCGGGTGGCGTGAGGTGGCTGTGCTGGATGCCGCGTCGGCGCGTCGGGTGGATGCCGCGGCTCCCGATTCGGCGTACCTCGGCGTTCTCGGGATGACGGGGTTGACGGCCTACGCAGGCCTGACCCGTATCGCCGCGCTTCAGCCCGGTGACGTCGTCTTCGTCTCGGGCGCAGCCGGTGCCGTGGGCAGCGCGGTCGGCCAGATCGCGAAGGCGCTCGGGGCAAGCCGCGTCATCGGCAGCGCCGGGTCGCCCGAGAAGGTGCGCCACGTCGTCGAGGACCTCGGATTCGACGCGGCGTTCGACTACAAGGCTGCTCCGGTATCGGGGCAGTTGCGCGAGGCCGCGCCGGACGGCATCGACGTCTACTTCGACAACGTCGGCGGCGAGCACCTCGAGGCCGCGATCGGGTCGCTGCGCCTCGCTGGCCGCATCGCCGTCTGTGGGATGATCTCGGTCTACAACGACACCGAGGCTGCTCCAGGGCCGCGAAACCTCGCCCGGCTGATCCAGACCCGCGGTTGTATCCGAGGCTTCCTCGTCGGCGACCACTACGACCTCGCGGGGGAGTACGCCAAGCGGGCGGCCGGTTGGTTGGCCTCGGGTGAACTGCAGTCGCGTGAGACGTTCGTCGACGGCATCGCCCACGCGGTGGACGCCTTCCTCGGGGTCCTGCGGGGCGAGAACACCGGCAAGATGATCGTCCGACTCTGA
- a CDS encoding YnfA family protein has protein sequence MTVLRSVLLFVLAAVAEIGGAWLIWQGVREHRGWVWIGAGVVALGLYGFVATLQPDANFGRILAASGGVFVAGSLAWAMVLDGFRPDRYDVAGALLCLVGVAVIMYAPRSA, from the coding sequence ATGACAGTTCTGAGGTCGGTGCTGCTGTTCGTGCTGGCTGCCGTCGCGGAGATCGGTGGTGCCTGGCTGATCTGGCAGGGCGTACGCGAACACCGTGGGTGGGTGTGGATCGGCGCCGGGGTCGTGGCGCTCGGGCTCTACGGGTTCGTCGCCACCCTTCAGCCGGACGCTAACTTCGGGCGCATCCTCGCGGCCTCCGGGGGCGTCTTCGTGGCGGGATCGCTCGCCTGGGCCATGGTTCTCGACGGCTTTCGCCCTGACCGCTACGACGTGGCCGGCGCGTTGCTCTGCCTCGTCGGCGTCGCGGTCATCATGTACGCGCCGCGCTCCGCCTGA
- a CDS encoding DUF4274 domain-containing protein: MRDDVAAIIQHDCTEHAQLPSLVAALPDEGALWELMSAYNWDDGFAVPLAVVSHPRCDRALALRLFWELDDTARTHYEDEETAVRELYASDAERDPDSFRTLLAYCTTLVDRLRQQSFPTGENRFDTGYFNLENPTLTERQRTIRAIRTKRAQKQFEDVFLRPVP; this comes from the coding sequence ATGCGTGACGACGTCGCCGCGATCATCCAGCACGATTGCACTGAACACGCTCAATTGCCGAGTCTGGTCGCTGCCCTTCCCGACGAGGGAGCGCTGTGGGAACTGATGAGCGCGTACAACTGGGACGACGGGTTCGCAGTTCCGCTCGCAGTGGTCTCGCATCCGCGATGTGATCGTGCACTCGCGTTGCGCCTCTTCTGGGAGCTGGATGACACCGCGCGAACCCATTACGAGGATGAGGAGACGGCTGTTCGCGAACTGTACGCGAGTGACGCCGAACGCGATCCGGACAGCTTTCGCACGCTCCTTGCCTATTGCACCACGCTCGTCGATCGCCTTCGCCAGCAGAGCTTCCCGACCGGCGAGAACCGTTTCGACACTGGCTACTTCAACCTCGAAAACCCGACTCTGACCGAACGCCAGCGAACGATCCGCGCCATACGTACGAAACGCGCCCAGAAGCAGTTCGAGGATGTGTTCCTGCGCCCCGTACCGTGA
- a CDS encoding transposase codes for MPETRKKYDREFREGAVRIVEETNKPIAAVARDLGVNEGTLGNWVTRARAEREGRGEMSAGDIEELKRLRAENAELRMERDVLKRSVVLWVKEATK; via the coding sequence GTGCCTGAGACACGTAAGAAGTACGACCGTGAGTTCCGTGAGGGGGCTGTACGGATCGTCGAGGAGACCAACAAGCCGATCGCTGCCGTCGCGCGCGATCTCGGCGTCAACGAAGGGACCCTGGGCAACTGGGTTACCCGGGCTCGCGCCGAGCGTGAGGGACGCGGCGAAATGTCGGCCGGTGACATCGAGGAGTTGAAGCGGCTACGCGCGGAGAACGCCGAGCTGCGGATGGAGCGTGATGTCCTCAAGCGATCCGTGGTCCTGTGGGTGAAGGAGGCGACGAAGTGA
- a CDS encoding integrase core domain-containing protein — protein sequence MGRVGSCFDNAAAEAFFSSLEWEVLSRNEFRNTTEAATVVSDWCWNFYNTDRRHSAASMMSPINYENAALTPRAAA from the coding sequence ATGGGACGCGTCGGATCGTGCTTCGATAATGCGGCCGCGGAGGCGTTCTTCTCCAGCCTCGAGTGGGAAGTCCTCTCCCGCAACGAGTTCCGAAACACCACCGAAGCCGCTACCGTGGTCTCGGACTGGTGCTGGAACTTCTACAACACCGACCGCCGCCACAGCGCCGCATCGATGATGTCACCCATCAACTACGAAAACGCTGCCCTCACCCCGAGAGCAGCCGCCTAA